In the genome of bacterium, the window GTCGGCGGCGTATACCTCGTCGCCCTTCCACACGCACACCAGCGCCCCCTCCACGTCGCCGTCCGCCGAATCGCCCACGTGGACCTCGTACGTCTGCGGCGCGGCCTGGATGCTGTCTTCGTACGTAACGTTCGGCGTGCCGATGTTGCCGGTCGGTATCCGGATGTCGGGGTCGCCGTTGTGGAGGAGCTCGAAGTAGATGTAGCGCATGGTCGTGTTGCTCACGGTCCCCTGCAGCGGGTGCTTGTGCAGCGCCATGAGCTTGCCGGCCTCGTAGACGTCGTTGAGGCCGAACTGGTTGAAATATTCCCTGAAGAAATCGGCCGACGCGCCGGAGGCCGGGTTCCCCGGCATGTACCACCCGTAGCGCGTGTTGCCGGCGAAGCCGACGCCGCCGCCGTCGGGCGCGCTGACGAAATAGGCGGCGCAGTTACTCGCGCTGTCGGTGTTGCTCGGGTAGCAACCCGTGCTGTACAGCACGCCGAAGAACTTGGGATGGTTGGTGAGGTTCCGGAGATTGGAGCTGTAGACGCTCCCCGAGTTCGTCCCCAGCACCGTCGTGTTGCAGTGCATGGCGTGGCCTATGAGCCCCTTACCCAGGTCCATATGGGAGATGAAGTTGGTGGAATTGAAGACGGCGCCGCCCGGGTAGTTATTGTCCCAGAGCTCCGTAAACGTCCAGTGCGACGACGTCAGGTAGTTATCGCGTACGTACTCCATCAGGTACTTCTCGTTGGTCGAGGAGTCGAGGAAGCCGCCGGCGAGGATAACCAGGTTGTGGTAGTCGTAGGGGTTCGTCTCGGTCGAAGCCGCGGCGCCCTCGAAGCACAACGTCTTGTCGATAACCTCGCCCAGGTCGCTCACGCTCGAGACCTGGATGCGCCCTACGTAAACGTCGTACACCCAGTCGACGTTGTCGCCGGGGTACTCGCCCCAATAGCCGTCGCCGTCGGCGTTGAAATCGCCGTCCAGGCAGCCGTAGTAGTTGTCGGTCGGAACGAGGTGGTCGCCTTCCTGCGTCGAGTACCTGGAATCGTACACCTTGCGCACCGGGATGACGGAATCGGCCCCGATAAGGCAAATGTATTGGGTACCTTTATTCTCGTAGTAATCCTTAATGCAGTTGCGGACCTTCTCCGCCGAGTCCCGGCCGGTGTAATTGCTCTCGATAAAGGTCATCGTTACCACCGCGGCGTAAAGGCCTTTCTTGGTCTTCCAGTCCGCCAGCTCTTTCGCCTTGGCCTCGAGCGTCGTGTTCGTAATAATCAGGTAGGGGAAGACGTCGGCGTCCAGCCCGTCGCGGCCATCGAGCAAGCGCACGCCGCTCGGCGACGTCACTTCCCACGGATTGATGACCGTCGCCGCCAGGCTCTCGCGGATGTCGCGGTCCAACCAATCCAGCCGCACTTTGGGGTAGACGTTTTCGGCGGCGCGCGTCAGGTTCAGTTTGAAATCGATTACCGGATATACGGTCAACTTACCCGTCGCCGGGACGTACTGCACCGGCGCCAGGACGACGCTGCCCACGCCGTAGCCGCCCATGTTGCCGCTCTCGAAGGAGTACGCCAACTTGCCGGGGAACGGCTCGTGCGACGAATAGACCGCCGCGTCCGCCGGCGTGGGTCGCGATTCACCCGCGCTTACCGGCGTAGGCTCCTGCAGCGGCATAACGCGGTGCGTACCGGGAAGTACGACCGGTTCGCCGTACGAGACGTCGACCGACGCGATCTTCGTGCCCTTGGGCAACGCTACCGTTACTATAACCGCCGGTAAGTTCGGCTCTCCAGGCTCGCCGGGTAGCACGGTCGCGTCCTTCAAGGTGACGACGTCGTACCCCAGAAACGCCGGGTCGGACGAACCGTTTACCTGGACGTCGACCGTATCGATTTGCACGGTATAGGCGAACGCGGACGCCGCCAAGAATACCGCCAGCCACAGCCCTTTTTTCATTCGACATTCCTCCTACAGCGGATTGAATAAAACCGTTCCGGCCTTATTATGACTTTATTACTCACTTTTCCCTGATACATTATAACACGTCAGGTTAAGCGTGCCAAGGTTTTTTACGCGAAATTATTATACCGCGGCCTGGCCGGCCCGCACCCTAAAAACCCCTTGCGCCGCCCCGCCCGTTTTTATACTATGTCGGCGGAGACGGCAACAGCCTATGACGACGCCGATGCTCAGGCAATTCCGCGCCATCAAAGAAAGTTACCCGGATGCGATAATATTCTTCCGTCTGGGAGACTTCTACGAGATGTTCTACGAGGACGCCGAAGCCGCGAGCGCCCTCCTGGGCCTGACGCTCACCGGCCGCGGCAAGGGCGAGAACCGCGTCCCGATGTGCGGCTTCCCCCACCACGCCGCTACCGGCTACGTCGCCAAACTGCTGGACGCCGGCCACAAGGTCGCGGTCGCGGACCAGACCGAGGACCCGGCCCAGGCCAAGGAGCTGGTGCGGCGCGAGGTGGTCCGCGTCATTACGCCGGGGACGGTGTACGAGGACGAGCTGCTGGCCAGTTCGGAGACGCGGTACGTCGTCGCGGTAGCGTTCAAGCGGAACAGGTGGGCCGCGGCCCGGCTCGAGCTGGCCGGCGGCTCCTTCGAAGTCTGGCCCGCGCTGGACGCCGCGGCCGCGGCGTCGCTCGTCGCGTCGTGGCGGGCGGCGGAGGTGCTGGCCGAGGACGGCGCGCCGCTGCCGGAAGGCCTGTCGGAGAACGACGCGCCGCTGACGTACCGCGAGGCCGTCGACTTCTCGACGGCGGAGGGCGCGGCGCTCCTGCAAGACCATTTCGGCGTGGCCAACCTCGCCGGCTTCGGCCTGGAGGGCGAGGAAGCCGCGGTCGCCGCGGCCGGGGCCCTTCTGCGGTACGCCGCGGCCACCTCGCTCGGGCCGCTGTCGCACATCGTCTCCGTCAAAACGCGCGCCTTCGGCGACCGGATGTACCTCGACGCCACGACGGTGCGCAACCTCGAGATATTCGAGCACCCCGGCCCGGGCGGCGGCACCCTCTTCGAGCTTGTGAACCGGACGCGCACCGCCATGGGCGCGCGCCTCCTCCGGCGCTACCTGGCCGAGCCGCTGCTCTCCAAAGACGCCATCGACCGGCGGCTGGAGGCCGTGGCCGTGCTGCTCCGGGAAAGCGAGGTCCGCCACCGCGTCCGCGAAATCCTCCGGCCTTGCGCCGACGTGGAACGGCTCGCCGGCCGGGTGGCGCTGGGGACGGCGACGCCGCGCGACGTCCACGCGCTGGGGCGCAGCCTGGCGCTCGTGCCCGAGCTCCGGCGGGCGTTGGCCGGCGCCGAAGCGCCGCTGCTGGCGGACGTGGGCCGCGAGCTGGTGGACGTGGCCGACCTGGTGAAACTTATCGCCGACGCGCTCGCCGACGAGGCCCCCGCGACGCTGGCCGAGGGCGGCATCATCCGGCGCGGCTTCCGCGCCGAGCTCGACGACCTCCGCGACCGCTCGGCCCAGGCCAAGGAGTATATCGCCGGCCTGGAGCGCACCGAGCGCGAACGCACCGGCATCACCTCGCTCAAGGTCGGGTACAACAAAGTCTTCGGCTACTACGTCGAGGTCACGAAGGCCAACCAGGACAAGG includes:
- a CDS encoding C25 family cysteine peptidase; protein product: MKKGLWLAVFLAASAFAYTVQIDTVDVQVNGSSDPAFLGYDVVTLKDATVLPGEPGEPNLPAVIVTVALPKGTKIASVDVSYGEPVVLPGTHRVMPLQEPTPVSAGESRPTPADAAVYSSHEPFPGKLAYSFESGNMGGYGVGSVVLAPVQYVPATGKLTVYPVIDFKLNLTRAAENVYPKVRLDWLDRDIRESLAATVINPWEVTSPSGVRLLDGRDGLDADVFPYLIITNTTLEAKAKELADWKTKKGLYAAVVTMTFIESNYTGRDSAEKVRNCIKDYYENKGTQYICLIGADSVIPVRKVYDSRYSTQEGDHLVPTDNYYGCLDGDFNADGDGYWGEYPGDNVDWVYDVYVGRIQVSSVSDLGEVIDKTLCFEGAAASTETNPYDYHNLVILAGGFLDSSTNEKYLMEYVRDNYLTSSHWTFTELWDNNYPGGAVFNSTNFISHMDLGKGLIGHAMHCNTTVLGTNSGSVYSSNLRNLTNHPKFFGVLYSTGCYPSNTDSASNCAAYFVSAPDGGGVGFAGNTRYGWYMPGNPASGASADFFREYFNQFGLNDVYEAGKLMALHKHPLQGTVSNTTMRYIYFELLHNGDPDIRIPTGNIGTPNVTYEDSIQAAPQTYEVHVGDSADGDVEGALVCVWKGDEVYAAD
- the mutS gene encoding DNA mismatch repair protein MutS, which gives rise to MTTPMLRQFRAIKESYPDAIIFFRLGDFYEMFYEDAEAASALLGLTLTGRGKGENRVPMCGFPHHAATGYVAKLLDAGHKVAVADQTEDPAQAKELVRREVVRVITPGTVYEDELLASSETRYVVAVAFKRNRWAAARLELAGGSFEVWPALDAAAAASLVASWRAAEVLAEDGAPLPEGLSENDAPLTYREAVDFSTAEGAALLQDHFGVANLAGFGLEGEEAAVAAAGALLRYAAATSLGPLSHIVSVKTRAFGDRMYLDATTVRNLEIFEHPGPGGGTLFELVNRTRTAMGARLLRRYLAEPLLSKDAIDRRLEAVAVLLRESEVRHRVREILRPCADVERLAGRVALGTATPRDVHALGRSLALVPELRRALAGAEAPLLADVGRELVDVADLVKLIADALADEAPATLAEGGIIRRGFRAELDDLRDRSAQAKEYIAGLERTERERTGITSLKVGYNKVFGYYVEVTKANQDKVPADYIRKQTLVNAERFVTPTLKEYEETALSADEKIAALEREIFVELRAELAGHVGRLNRVAAAAAELDVMASYAQAALENDFARPEIVDEPVLDVEDGRHPVVERFYLDEPFVPNDLHLDENERFVVLTGPNMAGKSTYLRQAALITLLAQAGSFVPARRATVGPVDRIFTRIGAADDLSRGRSTFLVEMTETADIVNNATSRSLILLDEIGRGTSTYDGLSLAWAVAEYLAENTQGRTLFATHYHELAALAEGGAGVVNYTVTVREAGGKVHFLRRVTRGVTSRSYGIQVARLAGLPPAILARARQILEELEAGRGPRASLENSDQQGLFTPRPPIIEEYVAALEPDRMTPRAALDALYELRKLLEREAGEKPGKE